A genomic segment from Chloroflexota bacterium encodes:
- a CDS encoding pitrilysin family protein, with product MSTFRDHRTARSRLPNGAHVLVTPVPHARSVSLIAATRIGSGFESPPEQGISHFVEHMLFKGTERRPSYTDIAASVERLGGMINALTEPEMTVIWAKVASPHWRNALDVITDMIGHSRFDAGEIEKERRVILDEIGMTADMPEEAVRRSLRSRLWQGHGLGREVAGTPANLETFTPDQMRAHARRMFSGANLVVSLAGDLDPADGAAAVQAGVGDRPAGREAVWPSYVPDGPPSPRAVVESREADHVYFGIAGRAVSRNDPQRYDVDVLTAILGEGMGSRLFEELRERRGIVYEVLASVTATRDSGAMVIEAATEPDTLNEAMQAVLDELAAVRDDGVTEDQVDRAREVIKGEIQLSMEDTYAVAGWALREQLLETEQLTPDGVTAKYDAVTTESVVHAARRLFSDDWPIVAASGPVDDDAVLPHRFDGAGAPAS from the coding sequence TTGAGCACGTTTCGCGACCACCGCACCGCTCGTTCGCGCCTGCCCAATGGCGCTCATGTGCTTGTCACCCCGGTTCCGCACGCGCGTTCCGTATCCCTGATTGCGGCCACGCGCATCGGCTCGGGATTCGAGTCGCCGCCGGAGCAGGGGATTTCGCACTTCGTGGAGCACATGCTCTTCAAAGGCACCGAGCGACGCCCGTCGTACACCGACATTGCAGCTTCCGTGGAGCGCCTTGGCGGGATGATTAACGCGTTGACCGAGCCGGAAATGACGGTGATCTGGGCAAAAGTGGCATCGCCGCACTGGCGCAACGCCCTGGATGTGATCACCGACATGATCGGGCACTCCCGATTCGACGCCGGCGAGATCGAAAAGGAGCGCCGGGTCATCCTGGATGAGATCGGCATGACGGCCGACATGCCGGAAGAGGCCGTGCGGCGATCGCTGCGCTCGCGCCTGTGGCAAGGCCACGGACTGGGGCGCGAGGTGGCTGGAACGCCGGCGAACCTGGAGACGTTCACGCCGGACCAGATGCGTGCCCACGCGCGCCGCATGTTTTCGGGGGCCAACCTGGTGGTGAGCCTGGCGGGCGACCTGGATCCAGCCGACGGCGCCGCGGCCGTCCAGGCGGGAGTTGGCGACCGTCCAGCGGGACGCGAGGCCGTGTGGCCGTCCTACGTGCCGGACGGCCCGCCGTCGCCGCGGGCGGTGGTGGAATCGCGGGAGGCAGATCACGTGTACTTCGGCATTGCCGGACGCGCCGTGTCGCGCAACGATCCCCAGCGGTATGACGTGGACGTGCTGACGGCGATCTTGGGCGAGGGCATGGGGTCGCGCTTGTTCGAGGAGCTGCGGGAACGGCGCGGCATCGTGTATGAGGTGCTGGCGTCGGTCACCGCGACGAGGGATTCCGGCGCGATGGTGATCGAGGCGGCGACTGAGCCGGATACTCTGAATGAGGCGATGCAGGCCGTGCTCGACGAATTGGCCGCCGTGCGCGACGACGGGGTCACGGAGGACCAGGTCGATCGGGCGCGTGAGGTCATCAAGGGGGAAATCCAGCTCTCAATGGAAGACACCTACGCCGTGGCCGGCTGGGCGCTGCGCGAGCAGTTGCTCGAGACCGAGCAGCTCACACCCGACGGCGTGACCGCCAAATATGACGCGGTTACCACGGAGAGCGTGGTCCACGCAGCGCGCCGGCTCTTCAGCGACGACTGGCCGATCGTGGCCGCCTCGGGACCGGTGGACGACGATGCCGTGCTCCCCCACCGCTTCGACGGCGCCGGCGCGCCGGCTTCCTGA
- the sucC gene encoding ADP-forming succinate--CoA ligase subunit beta — translation MKVHESDARQIFADQGLPVPPSRVATTPDEAATAAGAFGGLVVVKALVLAGGRGKAGGVKLADGPEAAREAADAILGLEIRGERVRRVLVAPAVDIDREIYLGVTIDRERQSAVVMASAAGGIDIEEVAAATPEAIQRVEFDVARGVEAWQARAVGFALGLGGRQVLDFVRILNGLVRVFVECDASLAEVNPLVVSPDGKLWTIDAKLNIDDNALGRRPALEQLRDAAAEEPAEARARAAGISYIKLDGDIGCMVNGAGLAMATMDVVKHYGGEPANFLDVGGGAGAERVSAAFAIILDDPNVRAVFVNIFGGITRADEVARGVLAARESMPRAVPLVVRLMGTNEAEGLRLLADAGIQAERSMDAAARLAVEAVR, via the coding sequence GTGAAGGTCCACGAGTCCGACGCCCGGCAAATCTTCGCCGATCAGGGTCTCCCCGTCCCACCGAGTCGAGTGGCGACCACGCCCGACGAGGCGGCGACCGCGGCTGGAGCGTTCGGCGGCCTGGTCGTCGTGAAGGCGCTGGTGTTGGCCGGCGGCCGCGGCAAGGCCGGCGGCGTGAAGCTGGCCGACGGCCCCGAGGCCGCGCGCGAGGCTGCCGACGCGATCCTGGGGCTCGAAATCCGGGGCGAACGGGTTCGGCGGGTCCTCGTGGCGCCGGCCGTGGATATCGACCGCGAGATCTACCTGGGCGTGACCATCGACCGCGAGCGTCAATCGGCGGTCGTGATGGCGAGCGCGGCCGGCGGCATCGACATCGAAGAGGTCGCGGCAGCTACGCCCGAGGCCATCCAGCGCGTCGAGTTTGACGTGGCGCGCGGCGTGGAGGCTTGGCAGGCGCGCGCCGTGGGCTTTGCGCTCGGGCTTGGTGGACGGCAAGTGCTCGACTTCGTTCGCATTCTGAACGGGCTGGTGCGCGTCTTCGTGGAGTGCGACGCGTCACTGGCGGAGGTGAACCCGCTGGTGGTCAGCCCGGACGGCAAGCTGTGGACCATCGACGCCAAGCTGAACATTGACGACAACGCGTTGGGACGTCGTCCCGCGCTGGAGCAGCTGCGGGACGCCGCCGCCGAGGAGCCGGCGGAGGCGCGGGCGCGTGCCGCGGGCATCAGCTATATCAAGCTCGACGGCGATATCGGCTGCATGGTCAACGGCGCCGGCCTGGCCATGGCGACCATGGACGTGGTGAAGCACTACGGGGGCGAACCGGCGAATTTTCTGGATGTCGGCGGCGGCGCCGGCGCGGAGCGCGTGAGCGCCGCGTTCGCCATCATCCTGGACGATCCCAACGTTCGGGCCGTATTCGTCAACATCTTTGGGGGGATCACCCGTGCTGACGAGGTGGCCCGCGGGGTGCTCGCGGCGCGCGAGAGCATGCCCCGCGCCGTGCCGCTGGTGGTGCGCTTGATGGGCACGAACGAGGCCGAGGGGCTGCGTCTGCTTGCCGACGCCGGCATCCAGGCCGAACGGTCGATGGATGCGGCGGCCCGCCTGGCGGTGGAGGCCGTGCGATGA
- a CDS encoding tetratricopeptide repeat protein has protein sequence MRPSEIIEQARQAFREGASNRAVELAEHVIARYPRHASARLVRALKAEADGELDQALEDLRFVTSAEPLNARAAAATARIFQQREDDARAQDEARRVVELVPDVGDNASLESALDILGVDADALPITPGVFARIHLRSGWPGTAERYARRALDEEPDRIDIRLTLAEALWQLNRLSQCEEQCTIIFDRANDCVRAAVMLAHVLAERGRMAEGQDLLGRAGEIDPEYLEARQMLAQLEIHRLVLPDVPQIDVPASIRPTDGAPESATAPSASSDQKAPTAAEQPSDDGPATPEGDSNADPAAAPDGAAFTQIDWTRELIRREDWREAERVLREIVEDDGLPAADVDALLEEAAGRPAFAATGWQLLGDFRMRTRRPQAAAEAYLRAANSPEATDA, from the coding sequence GTGAGACCAAGCGAGATCATCGAGCAGGCGCGGCAGGCGTTTCGTGAAGGGGCGTCGAATAGGGCGGTGGAGCTTGCCGAGCACGTCATCGCGCGTTACCCGCGCCACGCGTCGGCGCGTCTGGTCCGCGCCCTGAAGGCCGAGGCCGACGGCGAGCTCGACCAGGCGCTCGAAGACCTGCGGTTCGTTACCTCGGCCGAGCCGCTGAATGCCCGGGCCGCGGCGGCGACGGCGCGGATCTTCCAGCAACGCGAGGACGATGCGCGGGCACAGGATGAGGCGCGCCGGGTGGTGGAGCTGGTACCAGACGTCGGCGACAACGCGTCGCTGGAGTCGGCGCTGGACATTCTTGGCGTGGACGCCGACGCGCTGCCGATAACGCCCGGGGTGTTTGCGCGCATTCACCTGCGCAGCGGATGGCCGGGGACCGCGGAGCGGTATGCCCGGCGCGCCCTCGACGAGGAGCCGGACCGCATCGACATCCGTCTGACGCTGGCGGAGGCGCTGTGGCAGCTGAATCGACTGTCCCAATGCGAAGAGCAGTGCACGATCATCTTCGACCGCGCCAACGATTGCGTACGGGCGGCCGTGATGCTGGCGCACGTGCTGGCGGAGCGCGGACGCATGGCCGAAGGGCAGGACTTGCTGGGTCGCGCGGGCGAGATCGATCCGGAATACCTGGAAGCGCGGCAGATGCTGGCGCAGCTCGAGATTCATCGTCTGGTGCTGCCCGACGTGCCGCAGATCGACGTGCCGGCGTCGATTCGTCCGACGGATGGGGCGCCGGAATCGGCGACGGCGCCGTCAGCCTCGTCCGACCAGAAGGCCCCCACAGCCGCGGAGCAGCCGTCCGACGATGGACCGGCGACGCCCGAGGGGGATTCCAACGCGGATCCGGCAGCGGCGCCCGACGGAGCGGCGTTTACGCAGATCGACTGGACCCGGGAGCTGATTCGACGGGAAGACTGGCGCGAGGCGGAACGGGTGCTCCGCGAGATCGTGGAAGACGACGGGCTGCCTGCCGCGGATGTTGACGCGCTGCTGGAGGAAGCGGCGGGGCGGCCCGCGTTCGCGGCGACCGGTTGGCAGTTGCTGGGCGACTTCCGCATGCGCACGCGCCGCCCTCAGGCCGCCGCGGAGGCGTATTTGCGCGCCGCCAACTCGCCGGAGGCGACGGATGCCTGA
- the sucD gene encoding succinate--CoA ligase subunit alpha, with amino-acid sequence MSILLDASARVVVQGITGRQGTFHAQRMAEAGTNVVAGVTPGRAGAAVDGLPGVPVFNTMAEAVSDTGANAACIFVPPPFAADAILEDIAAGLELIVCITEGIPTIDMLRVMPVLRASASRLIGPNCPGIAVPGANVKVGIMPWEIHAPGRVGVVSRSGTLTYEVVQHLTDGGLGQSAAVGIGGDPIIGTRFTDVLELFERDADTDGIVLLGEIGGGDEEQAARFINERVTKPVSAFIAGKTAPPERRMGHAGAIVSGSEGTAAGKEAALREAGVRVGDTPREAVELLAAELR; translated from the coding sequence ATGAGCATCTTGCTCGATGCCTCGGCGCGGGTGGTGGTGCAAGGAATCACGGGGCGGCAAGGCACCTTCCATGCCCAGCGCATGGCGGAGGCGGGCACGAACGTGGTGGCGGGCGTGACGCCCGGTCGCGCGGGCGCGGCGGTGGACGGCCTGCCCGGCGTGCCGGTCTTCAACACCATGGCCGAGGCGGTGTCGGACACGGGTGCGAATGCGGCGTGCATCTTCGTGCCGCCGCCGTTCGCGGCGGACGCGATTCTGGAAGACATCGCGGCTGGTCTGGAGCTGATCGTGTGCATCACCGAGGGCATCCCGACCATCGACATGCTGCGCGTGATGCCGGTGCTGCGGGCCTCGGCATCGCGCCTAATCGGGCCAAACTGCCCGGGAATCGCGGTGCCGGGGGCGAACGTGAAGGTGGGCATCATGCCCTGGGAGATTCACGCGCCGGGCCGCGTGGGGGTCGTCAGCCGTAGCGGCACGCTGACCTACGAAGTGGTGCAGCATTTGACGGACGGCGGTCTGGGGCAATCCGCGGCGGTTGGCATCGGCGGCGACCCGATTATCGGCACACGCTTCACCGATGTGCTGGAGCTCTTCGAGCGAGACGCCGACACGGACGGGATCGTGCTGCTGGGTGAGATTGGCGGCGGCGACGAGGAGCAGGCGGCGCGGTTCATCAACGAGCGCGTGACGAAGCCGGTGAGCGCGTTCATCGCCGGAAAGACCGCCCCGCCGGAACGTCGGATGGGACACGCGGGGGCCATCGTGTCGGGATCGGAAGGCACGGCCGCCGGCAAAGAGGCCGCCCTGCGGGAGGCCGGGGTGCGTGTGGGCGATACCCCGCGGGAGGCGGTCGAGTTGCTGGCCGCCGAGCTCCGCTAG
- the ndk gene encoding nucleoside-diphosphate kinase — protein sequence MERTLVLLKPDALQRAIAMELLARFERRGLRFVALKLVQIEESLARRHYAVHEGKFFFDDLVQHLTSGPVVAAVLEGPEAIQVVRTIVGATRPHEAAAGTIRGDYALAGLRNLIHASDAPETAREEIELHFDAHELVDYARGLDAWIVEDAAE from the coding sequence GTGGAACGCACGCTGGTCTTGTTGAAGCCCGACGCCCTGCAGCGGGCGATTGCCATGGAGCTGTTGGCGCGATTCGAGCGCCGCGGTCTGCGGTTCGTGGCGCTGAAGCTGGTGCAGATCGAGGAGTCGCTGGCCCGCCGGCACTATGCGGTGCACGAGGGCAAGTTCTTCTTCGACGACCTGGTGCAGCACCTGACCAGCGGTCCGGTAGTAGCCGCGGTGCTCGAGGGTCCGGAGGCGATCCAGGTCGTACGGACGATCGTCGGCGCGACCAGGCCGCATGAGGCCGCGGCGGGCACGATCCGCGGCGACTACGCCCTGGCCGGTTTGCGCAACCTGATTCACGCGTCCGATGCACCCGAAACGGCGCGGGAAGAGATTGAGCTGCACTTCGACGCGCATGAGCTGGTGGACTACGCGCGCGGGCTCGACGCTTGGATTGTCGAGGACGCTGCCGAGTGA